Within Amycolatopsis sp. cg5, the genomic segment CCCGTTGCGGTGCAACAGAAACTGACCAGCACGCCCGGCGTCGACCGCATTCTTCCGCAGGGCCCGATCGTGCTCGTCTACCCGACGACGGCTCCCCAGGACGCCGCGACGGCCGAGCTGGTCGGAAAGCTTCGCACCGAGGTTTTGCCGACACTGCAAGGGAAGTTCCTCGTCGGAGGCTCGGTCGCGGCCGCGGCTGACTTCGCGTCGGCCGTGTCCGACCGGCTGCCGCTGTTCATCCTGGTCGTCGTCGGCCTGTCCGCGTTGCTGCTGATGGTGGTGTTCCGGTCGATCCTGATCCCGGTCAAGGCCGCGCTGCTGAACCTGCTGAGCATCGGCGCGTCGCTGGGCGTGATCACCATGGTGTTCTCGCCGACCGGGCCGATCGAGGCGTTCGTGCCGGTGATGATCTTCGCGATCGTCTTCGGGCTTTCGATGGACTACGAGGTGTTCCTCGTGTCGCGGATGCACGAGGAGTACAAGCGCACCGGCGACGCGCGCCACGCGGTCACCGAAGGACTCGCGGCGACCGGCGGGGTCATCACGGCGGCCGCGGCGATCATGATCGTGGTGTTCGGGGCGTTCCTGCTGAACCCGTCGCGGATGCTGCAGCAGTTCGGCATGGGCCTCGCGGTCGCCGTGCTGCTGGACGCCCTGGTCATCCGTTGCCTGGTCGTACCGGCCGTCATGCGGCTGCTGGGCGACCGCGCGTGGTGGTTCCCCAGAAGCCTGCGCAAGCTGCCTACGGTGGCGCTGGAGGCCTGAAAGGCTCGTGAGCGTTGCGGGCGGTTCTAACCGCCCGCAACGCTCACGAGTCCTTATTCGTAGATCTCGCCCTTTTCGGCCTTGGTGACCAGGCTCTCCGGGGGCAGGAAGTGGTCGCCGTAGCGCTCGGCCAGCTCACGCGAGCGGGCGACGAACCCGGCCAGGCCACCCTCGTACTGGTTGATGTACTGGATGACACCACCCGTCCACGCCGGGAAGCCGATGCCGAAGATCGAGCCGATGTTGGCGTCGGCGACGGACGTCAGCACGCCCTCGTCGAAGCACTTCACGGTCTCCAGCGCCTCGGCGAAGAGCATGCGCTCCTTGAGGTCCTCGAACGGCACGTCCGCGCTGCCCGAGTTGAAGGCCTCACGCAGACCGGACCAGAGCCCGGTGCGCTTGCCCGCCTCGTCGTAGTCGTAGAAGCCGGAGCCGGTGGAGCGGCCCTTGCGGTCGAATTCCTCCACCATGCGGTCGATGACGCCCTCGGACGCGTGCGCGTTCCAGGTGCCGCCGGCGGCCTCGATCGCCTCGCGGGTCTCCTTGCGGATCTTGCGGGGCAGCGTCAGCGTCAGCTCGTCCATCAGCTGCAGCGGCGGCGCGGGGTAGCCCGCCTGCGAACCGGCCTGCTCGATCGACGACGGCGAGACGCCCTCGCCCAGCGCGGCGACGGCCTCGTTGAGGAAGGTGCCGATGACGCGCGAGGTGAAGAAGCCGCGGCTGTCGTTGACGACGATCGGGGTCTTCTTGATCTGCAGGGTGTAGTCGAAGACCTTGGCCAGCGTGGCCGGGGAGGTCTTCTCACCGCAGATGATCTCGACCAGCGGCATCTTGTCGACCGGCGAGAAGAAGTGGATCCCGATGAAGTCCTCGGTGCGCTGCACGCCTTCGGCCAGCGTGGTGATCGGCAGGGTCGAGGTGTTGGAGCCCAGCACCGCGTCGGCGTTGACGACGCCCTCGATCTCGGCGAACACCTTGTGCTTGAGCTCGACGCTCTCGAACACGGCCTCGATCACGAAGTCGACGCCCGCGAAGTCGGCCGCGTCCGCGGTCGGCTTGATCTTGGCGAGCAGCGCGTCCGACTTCTCCTGCGTGGTCTTGCCGCGCGAGAGAGCCTTCTCTTCGAGCTTGACCGCGTAGCCCTTGCCCTTTTCGGCGCCTTCGAGCGTGACGTCCTTGAGCACGACGTCGATGCCCGCCTTGGCGGAGACGTACGCGATGGCCGCGCCCATCATCCCGGCGCCGACCACGCCGACCTTCTTGGCCTGGAACTTCTCGAAGCCGTCCGGCCGCGAACCACCGGAGTTGATGGTCTGCAGGTCGAAGAAGAACGCCTTGGTCATGTTCTTCGAGACCTGGCCGGTCGCGAGGCTCACGAAGTAGCGGGTCTCGATCTTGATGGCGGTGTCGAAGTCGACCTGCGCGCCCTCGATGGCCGCGGCGAGGATCGCGCGCGGGGCCGGCATGTTCGCGCCCTTGATCTGCTTGCGCAGGTTCGCCGGGAACGCGGGCAGGTTCGCCGCGAAGCTCGGGTTGGACGGGGTGCCGCCGGGGATCTTGTAACCCTTGACGTCCCACGGCTGGACAGAGGCCTCGGGGTTGGCCTTGATCCACGCCTTGGCGGCGGGCACCAGTTCCTCAACGCTGCCAACGAGTTCGTCGACGAGACCGAGTTCGAGCGCCTTGCTCGCGCGGTGCCGCTGGCCCTGCAGCAGGACGTTCAGCAGCGCGCTCTGGATGCCGAGCTTGCGCACGGTGCGCACGACGCCGCCGCCGCCGGGAAGCAGGCCGAGGGTGACCTCGGGCAGGCCGATCTGCACCCCGCGCACGTCGGCCACGATGCGGTGATGCGTCGCGAGCGCGAGCTCCAGGCCACCGCCGAGCGCGGCGCCGTTGATGGCGGCGACGACCGGCTTGCCCAGCTGCTCCAGCCTGCGCATCTGGCCCTTCATCTCCGCGCCGCCCGCGGTGATCTCGGCGGCCTGCTCCGGCTGTGCCTGGATCAGGTCGTTGAGGTCGCCACCGGCGAAGAAGGTCTTCTTGGCGGAGGTGAGCACGACGCCGGTGATGGAGTCCTTCTCGGCCTCCAGCCGGTCCACGATCACGCCGAGCGACTCGCGGAAGTCGGAGTTCATCGTGTTGGCGGACTGCTTGGGGTCGTCCAGGGTCAGCACGACGATGCCGTCGGAGTCCTGCTCCCAGCGGATGGTCTTCGCTTCAGTCATTGTCTCTTCCTCAGACCCGCTCGATGATGGTCGCGACGCCCATGCCGCCGCCGATGCAGAGGGTGACCAGCGCGCGGCGCGCCTGGCGGCGTTCCAGCTCGTCGACCACGGTGCCGACCAGCATCGCGCCGGTGGCGCCGAGCGGGTGGCCCATGGCGATCGCGCCGCCGTTGACGTTGACCTTCTCGGGGTCGAGCTTCAGGTCCTTGATCCACTTGAGCACGACGGAGGCGAACGCCTCGTTGAGCTCCCACAGGTCGATGTCGTCCGGGGTGAGCCCGGCGGTGGCGAGCACCTTCTCGGTGGCCGGGGTCGGGCCGGTGAGCATGATCGTCGGCTCGGAGCCGGTGACCGCGGTGGCCACGATGCGGGCGCGCGGGGTCAGGCCGAAGTCCTTGCCGACCTGCTCGCCGCCGAGCAGCACGATGGCGGCGCCGTCGACGATGCCCGAGGAGTTGCCGCCGGTGTGCACGTGGTCGATGCGCTCGACCGAGTGGTACTTCTGCAGCGCGACGGCGTTGAAGCCGCCCATCTCGCCGATGCCGGCGAAGGCGGGCTTGAGCTTGCCGAGGCCCTCGGCGGTGGTGCCGGGACGGCGGTGCTCGTCGTGGTCGAGGATCGTCACGCCGTTGATGTCCTTGACCGGCACGACGGACTTGGTGAAGTACCCGCCGGACCAGGCGGCCTCGGCCTTCTCCTGCGAGCGGACGGCGAACGCGTCGACGTCGTCGCGGGTGAAGCCCTCGATCGTGGCGATCAGGTCGGCGCCGATGCCCTGCGGGACGATGTAGTTGTCGTAGTTCGTGGTCGGGTCGAGGAACAGCGCGCCGCCGTCGGAGCCCATGGGCACGCGCGACATCGACTCGACACCGCCGCCGATGACCAGGCGGTCCCAGCCGGAGCGGACCTTCTGCGCGCTCAGGTTGACGGCCTCGAGGCCGGAGGCGCAGAAGCGGTTGAGCTGCACACCGGCGACGCTCTGCGGCAGGCCCGCGACCAGCGCGGCGGTGCGGGCGATGTCGCCGCCCTGCTCGCCTACCGGGGACACCACGCCGAGCACGATGTCGTCGATCACAGCGGGGTCCAGGTTGGGGTGGCGGACCTTCAGCTCGTCGATCAGGCCCGCGACCAGGTCGACGGGCTTGGTGCCGTGGAGCGCACCACCCTTGTTCTTGCCGCGAGGCGTGCGGAGCGCCTCGTAGATGTACGCCTCACTGCTCACTGAAACTCCC encodes:
- a CDS encoding 3-hydroxyacyl-CoA dehydrogenase NAD-binding domain-containing protein: MTEAKTIRWEQDSDGIVVLTLDDPKQSANTMNSDFRESLGVIVDRLEAEKDSITGVVLTSAKKTFFAGGDLNDLIQAQPEQAAEITAGGAEMKGQMRRLEQLGKPVVAAINGAALGGGLELALATHHRIVADVRGVQIGLPEVTLGLLPGGGGVVRTVRKLGIQSALLNVLLQGQRHRASKALELGLVDELVGSVEELVPAAKAWIKANPEASVQPWDVKGYKIPGGTPSNPSFAANLPAFPANLRKQIKGANMPAPRAILAAAIEGAQVDFDTAIKIETRYFVSLATGQVSKNMTKAFFFDLQTINSGGSRPDGFEKFQAKKVGVVGAGMMGAAIAYVSAKAGIDVVLKDVTLEGAEKGKGYAVKLEEKALSRGKTTQEKSDALLAKIKPTADAADFAGVDFVIEAVFESVELKHKVFAEIEGVVNADAVLGSNTSTLPITTLAEGVQRTEDFIGIHFFSPVDKMPLVEIICGEKTSPATLAKVFDYTLQIKKTPIVVNDSRGFFTSRVIGTFLNEAVAALGEGVSPSSIEQAGSQAGYPAPPLQLMDELTLTLPRKIRKETREAIEAAGGTWNAHASEGVIDRMVEEFDRKGRSTGSGFYDYDEAGKRTGLWSGLREAFNSGSADVPFEDLKERMLFAEALETVKCFDEGVLTSVADANIGSIFGIGFPAWTGGVIQYINQYEGGLAGFVARSRELAERYGDHFLPPESLVTKAEKGEIYE
- a CDS encoding acetyl-CoA C-acetyltransferase, which gives rise to MSSEAYIYEALRTPRGKNKGGALHGTKPVDLVAGLIDELKVRHPNLDPAVIDDIVLGVVSPVGEQGGDIARTAALVAGLPQSVAGVQLNRFCASGLEAVNLSAQKVRSGWDRLVIGGGVESMSRVPMGSDGGALFLDPTTNYDNYIVPQGIGADLIATIEGFTRDDVDAFAVRSQEKAEAAWSGGYFTKSVVPVKDINGVTILDHDEHRRPGTTAEGLGKLKPAFAGIGEMGGFNAVALQKYHSVERIDHVHTGGNSSGIVDGAAIVLLGGEQVGKDFGLTPRARIVATAVTGSEPTIMLTGPTPATEKVLATAGLTPDDIDLWELNEAFASVVLKWIKDLKLDPEKVNVNGGAIAMGHPLGATGAMLVGTVVDELERRQARRALVTLCIGGGMGVATIIERV